A window of the Pleurocapsa minor HA4230-MV1 genome harbors these coding sequences:
- a CDS encoding DNA integrity scanning protein DisA nucleotide-binding domain protein: MQTKIFMWRWQHTFQAAIKNLLESILQILELPIASNIFVLGIPLTTQNVPQILFHQENCGFIADDFEQVFSIAKQNFDNDPELLFFKSASHLNQAHRDSLYPKALRSAVQSILQQYDRQREQVSFCSLPIQKNDHWIMTIIQLQQQDFNRQYCLNKATHELPSMQEYRIERCFLEALIYQVLKKGELELQNNSAGHTLSLGNSERVIEDAAANLLQSVEVHINQWQQVDLLSFANAIAAERYEGAASEGRLIICHKDHPDIAAKVKLAKPIKIYNYRGIRKLLEVSSNKMALLCDIETVWGLGLPLDTYQPSLENLFEIRFAENQTWELVHAENIMLRVKYRQARLPRARFDRQLFCHHVAQLFQVNATTANLLVKAVEAAIEQRHGTMLVITSEAEQETQRLAAQSTVIEPVIVSQSIISHLSNIDGAILLSPEGIIYSFGVILDGQASKNGSSSRGARYNSAIRYIDEMSHKVNCLALIVSEDGYVDLYSTLTNHS, from the coding sequence ATGCAAACCAAGATATTTATGTGGCGCTGGCAACATACATTTCAAGCTGCGATCAAAAATCTGCTCGAAAGTATTTTACAGATTCTTGAGCTACCGATCGCCTCAAATATTTTTGTTTTGGGTATTCCGCTCACAACTCAAAACGTACCTCAGATCTTATTTCACCAAGAAAACTGTGGCTTTATTGCCGATGACTTCGAGCAGGTATTCTCTATAGCAAAACAGAACTTCGACAACGATCCCGAACTGTTATTTTTTAAGAGTGCCAGCCATCTTAATCAGGCTCATAGAGATTCTCTTTACCCTAAAGCTCTACGTTCTGCTGTACAGTCAATTCTTCAGCAATACGATCGCCAACGAGAGCAGGTTTCCTTTTGTAGCTTACCAATCCAGAAAAACGATCACTGGATTATGACGATAATTCAGCTTCAGCAGCAAGACTTTAATCGTCAATATTGCCTCAATAAAGCAACCCATGAACTACCTTCAATGCAAGAATATCGGATTGAGCGCTGTTTTTTGGAAGCCCTGATTTATCAAGTATTGAAAAAAGGTGAATTAGAATTACAAAATAATTCAGCAGGACACACTCTATCTCTAGGTAATTCAGAGAGAGTGATCGAAGACGCTGCTGCTAATCTCTTGCAATCAGTAGAGGTACATATTAACCAGTGGCAACAAGTCGATTTATTATCTTTTGCCAATGCGATCGCTGCCGAACGCTATGAGGGTGCTGCTAGTGAGGGTAGACTGATTATCTGTCATAAAGATCATCCTGATATTGCAGCTAAGGTTAAATTAGCAAAGCCAATTAAAATTTATAATTATCGCGGAATTCGCAAACTATTAGAAGTATCTAGTAATAAGATGGCTTTGTTATGTGATATTGAAACTGTCTGGGGATTAGGACTTCCTTTGGATACCTATCAACCTAGTCTCGAAAATTTATTTGAAATTAGATTTGCTGAAAATCAAACCTGGGAATTGGTTCATGCAGAAAATATTATGCTGCGGGTTAAGTATCGACAAGCAAGACTACCCAGGGCGCGATTCGATCGCCAGCTATTTTGCCACCATGTTGCTCAATTGTTTCAAGTTAATGCAACAACAGCAAATTTATTAGTTAAAGCAGTAGAAGCAGCGATCGAGCAACGCCACGGTACGATGTTGGTTATTACTTCAGAAGCGGAACAAGAAACCCAACGATTAGCAGCTCAAAGTACTGTAATTGAACCAGTTATTGTCTCTCAAAGTATTATTTCTCATTTATCCAACATAGACGGGGCAATTTTGCTCTCCCCAGAGGGAATTATTTATTCTTTTGGCGTAATTCTCGATGGACAAGCTTCCAAAAATGGTAGTTCTAGTAGAGGTGCTAGATATAACTCTGCCATTCGCTATATTGATGAAATGAGCCACAAAGTTAACTGTTTAGCTCTGATCGTGTCGGAAGATGGTTATGTAGACCTATATTCTACTTTAACCAATCATTCATGA